A single window of Ferrimonas balearica DSM 9799 DNA harbors:
- a CDS encoding flavocytochrome c — protein sequence MSSRRSFLKYGAALTATGLTVSMPANAAKDAPQWDEEVDVLVIGSGFAGLSCALNAKREGLGNILVLEKMQVIGGNSAINGGWFAVPRNPVQLAQGINDDSPEELVKDQLIAARGMGDEAKLRKIANHALDSYNLCVESGVKFKKDFNIQVGGHNKARAVRTQHGTGGDITSKLYEVAKAEGVDFRLQHFIEDLVVENDVVTGVVVRRGYRFPDEKTGHTLRIKARKGVILASGGFTRNMKLRAMVDPSLDPTLDGTNHLGATGEAMLSAMGHGALAVHLNMIQTGHWGSPDEGGFGWSNALLSIGWHQGISVSVLSGKRYMNERADRLYCSTRIMANRYEDGSPAYPLVFINYDKYGNDERVTRALRDEMAWKVDSLEEMAEKFNVPVAELKKTVARWNEQVKQGVDPDFDRKMDTAEELKAPFVVSRIWPKVHYCMGGLKTDIDGRVLSAKTLEPMKGLYAAGEVSGGTHGEARLSSCACLEGLAMGFIVPKAIKADA from the coding sequence ATGTCGAGCAGACGCTCCTTTTTGAAATACGGCGCCGCCCTGACTGCCACCGGGCTGACCGTTTCCATGCCGGCCAATGCCGCTAAAGACGCCCCCCAGTGGGACGAAGAAGTGGATGTGCTGGTTATCGGTTCCGGTTTTGCCGGCCTGTCCTGCGCCCTGAACGCCAAGCGTGAAGGCCTGGGCAACATTCTGGTACTGGAAAAGATGCAGGTGATCGGCGGCAACTCCGCCATCAACGGCGGCTGGTTCGCAGTACCGCGTAACCCGGTGCAGCTGGCTCAGGGCATCAACGACGACAGCCCGGAAGAGTTGGTCAAAGACCAGCTGATCGCCGCCCGTGGTATGGGTGACGAAGCCAAGCTGCGCAAAATCGCCAACCACGCTCTGGACTCCTACAACCTGTGTGTTGAGTCCGGCGTGAAATTCAAAAAGGACTTCAACATCCAGGTGGGCGGCCACAACAAGGCCCGCGCAGTGCGCACCCAGCACGGCACCGGTGGTGACATCACCTCCAAGCTGTACGAAGTGGCCAAAGCGGAAGGCGTGGATTTCCGTCTCCAGCACTTTATCGAAGACCTGGTGGTTGAAAACGACGTGGTGACCGGTGTCGTGGTTCGTCGCGGCTACCGTTTCCCGGACGAGAAAACCGGCCACACCCTGCGCATCAAAGCCCGTAAGGGCGTGATCCTGGCTTCCGGCGGCTTTACCCGCAACATGAAGCTGCGCGCCATGGTGGACCCGTCTCTGGATCCGACCCTGGACGGCACCAACCACCTGGGTGCCACCGGTGAAGCGATGCTGTCTGCCATGGGCCACGGTGCTCTGGCGGTACACCTGAACATGATCCAGACCGGCCACTGGGGCTCTCCGGACGAAGGCGGCTTTGGCTGGTCCAACGCGCTGCTGTCCATCGGCTGGCACCAGGGCATCTCCGTCTCCGTACTGAGCGGCAAGCGCTACATGAACGAGCGTGCTGACCGTCTGTACTGCTCCACCCGCATCATGGCCAACCGTTACGAAGACGGTTCCCCGGCCTACCCGCTGGTGTTCATCAACTACGACAAGTACGGCAATGACGAGCGTGTTACCCGTGCCCTGCGTGATGAGATGGCGTGGAAAGTGGACAGCCTCGAAGAGATGGCTGAGAAGTTCAACGTGCCGGTGGCCGAGCTGAAGAAGACCGTTGCCCGCTGGAACGAGCAGGTGAAGCAGGGCGTTGACCCGGACTTCGACCGCAAGATGGACACCGCCGAAGAGCTGAAAGCGCCGTTCGTGGTATCCCGCATCTGGCCGAAAGTGCACTACTGCATGGGCGGCCTGAAAACCGACATCGATGGTCGCGTGCTGAGCGCCAAGACCCTCGAGCCGATGAAGGGCCTGTACGCCGCCGGTGAAGTGTCCGGTGGTACCCACGGCGAAGCCCGTCTGAGTTCCTGTGCCTGCCTTGAAGGTCTGGCCATGGGCTTCATCGTACCCAAAGCCATCAAAGCCGACGCCTGA
- a CDS encoding cupin domain-containing protein, which translates to MMKPVALILTALLAGNAYAGHGEHAFKMEQRPYQQPTAIPYDYSPYSPQTTMPEQCRDPLVEQYIADWEAGKIDFNTITANDSIAKDQRFCKGLDNDGNILEVKGCDLNNAPVGYLWKELADYPLTIGITNGGKSDHEPHFHGQPECYYAVSGRARTLADGEYKWMEKGMYFYIPGNTIHNTPITEEEGFGVLYWYPKNAHFDGFKYYWRKDVKNLRVAEEAFDRVDIMRKAAMGLGPYGTNEARFK; encoded by the coding sequence ATGATGAAACCCGTAGCCCTGATCCTGACCGCTCTGCTGGCAGGTAACGCTTACGCCGGCCATGGCGAGCACGCGTTCAAGATGGAACAGCGCCCGTACCAGCAACCGACCGCCATCCCGTACGACTACAGCCCCTACTCCCCACAGACCACCATGCCGGAGCAGTGCCGTGACCCGCTGGTGGAGCAGTACATCGCCGACTGGGAAGCCGGCAAGATCGACTTCAACACCATTACCGCCAACGACTCCATCGCCAAGGACCAGCGCTTCTGTAAGGGCCTGGACAACGACGGCAACATTCTGGAAGTGAAGGGCTGCGACCTGAACAACGCGCCGGTAGGCTACCTGTGGAAAGAGCTGGCCGATTACCCGCTCACCATCGGCATCACCAACGGGGGCAAATCGGATCACGAGCCGCACTTCCACGGTCAGCCTGAGTGTTACTACGCGGTCAGTGGCCGTGCACGCACCCTGGCGGACGGCGAGTACAAGTGGATGGAGAAAGGCATGTACTTCTACATCCCGGGCAACACCATCCACAACACCCCGATCACCGAAGAGGAAGGCTTTGGCGTGCTGTACTGGTACCCGAAAAACGCCCACTTCGACGGCTTCAAGTACTACTGGCGTAAGGACGTGAAGAACCTGCGCGTGGCAGAAGAAGCGTTCGACCGCGTCGACATCATGCGTAAAGCCGCCATGGGCCTGGGCCCCTACGGCACCAACGAAGCACGCTTTAAGTAA
- a CDS encoding GNAT family N-acetyltransferase, translating into MNGISAHWLSPVQAPLASRFYAAEGQKERARRDERIAVLRDADGTIIAAARLSPRGDAWLLRALQVARHCQGQGLARQLMQFVLSQPQPLWCFSLPHLQPFYRSLGFVVPDAAGVPAAIADPFAAYCRTQPLVILYAPGAD; encoded by the coding sequence GTGAATGGCATCAGCGCGCACTGGCTCAGCCCCGTGCAGGCCCCGTTGGCCAGCCGCTTCTATGCTGCGGAAGGTCAGAAAGAGCGGGCCCGTCGGGATGAGCGCATCGCGGTACTGCGTGATGCCGACGGCACCATCATTGCTGCTGCCCGGCTCAGTCCCCGTGGTGATGCCTGGTTGCTGCGGGCGCTGCAGGTGGCGCGGCATTGCCAGGGGCAGGGCCTGGCCCGGCAATTGATGCAGTTTGTGCTGAGCCAACCCCAACCGCTGTGGTGCTTCTCCCTGCCTCATCTTCAGCCATTCTATCGCTCACTGGGGTTTGTCGTGCCGGACGCGGCAGGCGTTCCAGCCGCCATTGCCGATCCGTTTGCCGCCTACTGCCGTACTCAGCCCTTAGTGATTCTTTACGCTCCGGGCGCGGATTGA
- a CDS encoding DUF4145 domain-containing protein, giving the protein MNDLELVRRLDRRLVDDYRLARNYCLDVPTFALVHLRSIAHRLTTWLGERAELEFHSKNLYDRIEQLARAKVIDMRLARKLHKLRGDGNKGAHPEKYHLSLEQLVQLAGKSVKDTARLCAEVFPLLHPDEAVPEWQFEPVDVVAGRELCYRAVMEDDPEAQYLVGLSLKARSLMQQERARSYALANDGQIPDLSDARRVLEQAAYWFRRAAQEHPAARFEHGVALLNGYGGERDPQAAVRLIAEAAEQGVADALALVGYFYLAGSQGYGQDPLKAEHYLKLAAEQDQPEAMANLGVLYYQGLLGQPDLAQARACSEQAALAGYPHAQYHLAVMLFAGEGGDADPEAGLSWLRQAAAQHYPDALADLAQRTLDGDGVDTNPAAAVTLYQEAIQYGRLPRAMFELALAHFDGEVPERDLATAGQLLHQAFLHAVPDSELAEAIWQLAPELVAQLDQALAQESEQRDDLLQARARFDSAGYPLGNAP; this is encoded by the coding sequence ATGAATGATCTGGAGCTGGTGCGGCGACTCGACCGCCGCCTGGTAGATGACTACCGCCTGGCCCGTAATTACTGCCTGGACGTGCCCACCTTTGCGCTGGTTCACCTGCGCTCCATTGCCCATCGTCTCACCACCTGGCTGGGGGAGCGGGCGGAGCTGGAGTTCCACAGCAAGAATCTGTATGACCGCATCGAGCAGCTGGCCCGGGCCAAGGTGATCGACATGCGCCTGGCCCGCAAACTGCACAAGCTGCGTGGCGACGGCAACAAGGGGGCGCACCCGGAGAAGTACCATTTGTCACTGGAGCAACTGGTGCAGCTGGCGGGCAAAAGCGTCAAGGACACCGCCAGGCTGTGTGCCGAGGTGTTTCCCCTGCTGCACCCGGATGAAGCGGTGCCGGAGTGGCAGTTTGAGCCGGTGGACGTGGTGGCAGGAAGGGAGCTCTGTTACCGCGCCGTGATGGAGGATGACCCGGAAGCCCAGTATCTGGTGGGGCTGTCGCTTAAGGCGCGGTCGCTGATGCAGCAGGAGCGGGCGCGCTCTTATGCCCTGGCCAACGATGGGCAGATCCCCGACCTGAGCGATGCCCGCCGGGTGCTGGAACAGGCGGCTTACTGGTTCCGCCGTGCCGCTCAGGAGCACCCCGCCGCCCGGTTTGAGCATGGCGTGGCGCTGCTGAACGGCTACGGTGGTGAGCGCGACCCCCAGGCTGCGGTCCGGCTGATTGCCGAAGCGGCAGAGCAGGGGGTGGCCGATGCCCTGGCCCTGGTGGGTTACTTCTATCTGGCGGGCAGTCAGGGGTATGGCCAGGACCCGCTTAAGGCGGAGCATTACCTCAAGCTGGCGGCAGAGCAGGACCAGCCGGAAGCGATGGCCAACCTTGGCGTGCTCTACTACCAGGGGCTGCTGGGCCAACCCGACCTGGCTCAGGCCCGGGCCTGTTCTGAGCAGGCGGCGCTGGCCGGTTACCCCCACGCCCAGTACCACCTCGCGGTGATGCTGTTTGCCGGGGAGGGCGGCGATGCAGACCCGGAAGCGGGCCTGAGCTGGCTGCGTCAGGCTGCGGCCCAGCACTACCCCGATGCGCTGGCGGATCTGGCCCAGCGCACCCTTGATGGTGACGGCGTGGACACCAACCCGGCTGCCGCCGTGACGCTCTATCAGGAAGCGATCCAGTACGGTCGCCTGCCCCGGGCGATGTTTGAACTGGCGCTGGCCCACTTTGATGGCGAGGTGCCGGAGCGGGACCTGGCCACCGCAGGCCAGCTGCTGCATCAGGCGTTTCTGCACGCGGTGCCGGACAGTGAACTGGCCGAGGCGATCTGGCAACTGGCGCCCGAGCTGGTGGCTCAGCTGGACCAGGCTCTGGCTCAGGAGTCGGAGCAACGGGACGACCTGCTGCAGGCCCGGGCCCGGTTTGATTCGGCAGGTTACCCACTGGGCAATGCGCCGTGA
- a CDS encoding MFS transporter — protein sequence MSTSLPRRQLLLFGLLNLPLSMLMSPTAAMLPAFYLETTAVTAAGLATATLVARLFDGLTDPILGWLSDRSGRRKVWMALGVVLVLLGIWPLFQPPEEAGVAYLVGWYLLVTLGWTAVEIPHSALAAEMSNDYQERSRVVLWRQMLGFLGGLLFMASPMILLGRSGFTDEVFALLAGFIAVALPLGLVLMWRAVPEPSHPSRARPGLRDLLGALSTIAPLRYFLLTQVLFGLATGAVSSLFVIYASFYLGHADAIAKIAMPMTLAMAAGMPLWLQLLKRVDKHRAWALSGVGMIVCLLAVLTLEPGPDSLKPMMALMTGFGFFLGLSSLALPSLLADVVDYDRWKNRKDRAAILFAFQALITKFNQGIGGAIALGIPALYGFTGKGVLEGEAVTGLKLGFVVWPCLLLVPMLLLAWRYPLTRHRQGVLARRLARRIATNPHP from the coding sequence ATGTCGACCTCATTGCCCCGCCGTCAGCTGTTGCTGTTCGGCTTGCTGAACCTGCCCCTGTCGATGCTGATGTCGCCCACTGCGGCGATGCTGCCTGCCTTTTATCTGGAAACCACCGCCGTTACGGCCGCCGGATTGGCCACCGCCACGTTGGTGGCGCGCCTGTTTGATGGCCTGACCGATCCCATTTTGGGCTGGCTCTCAGACCGCAGTGGCCGCCGTAAGGTGTGGATGGCGCTCGGGGTGGTGCTGGTGCTGCTGGGGATCTGGCCTCTATTCCAGCCGCCCGAAGAGGCGGGCGTGGCTTATCTGGTGGGCTGGTACCTGCTGGTGACGCTGGGCTGGACGGCGGTGGAGATCCCCCACAGTGCGCTGGCGGCTGAGATGTCGAACGACTATCAGGAGCGCAGCCGGGTGGTGCTATGGCGACAGATGCTGGGTTTTCTCGGGGGGCTGCTGTTTATGGCCAGCCCGATGATACTGCTGGGTCGCAGCGGCTTTACTGACGAGGTGTTTGCCCTGCTGGCGGGCTTTATCGCGGTGGCGTTGCCGCTGGGACTGGTGCTGATGTGGCGGGCGGTGCCGGAGCCGAGTCACCCCAGTCGGGCCCGCCCCGGCCTGCGGGACCTGCTGGGTGCGCTCTCCACCATCGCCCCGCTGCGATACTTCCTGCTGACCCAGGTGCTGTTTGGTCTGGCCACCGGGGCGGTCTCCTCCCTGTTTGTTATCTACGCCAGCTTCTATCTGGGGCACGCCGATGCCATCGCCAAGATTGCGATGCCGATGACGCTGGCGATGGCAGCGGGGATGCCCCTGTGGCTGCAGCTGCTCAAACGGGTGGATAAACACCGGGCCTGGGCCCTGTCCGGAGTAGGGATGATCGTCTGTCTGCTGGCGGTGCTGACCCTGGAGCCGGGGCCCGATTCGCTGAAGCCGATGATGGCGCTGATGACCGGGTTCGGCTTCTTCCTTGGGTTGTCGTCTCTGGCGCTGCCATCACTGCTGGCGGACGTGGTGGACTACGACCGCTGGAAAAACCGCAAGGACCGGGCCGCCATCCTGTTCGCCTTTCAGGCCCTGATCACCAAGTTTAATCAGGGCATCGGCGGCGCCATTGCGCTGGGGATCCCGGCCCTGTACGGCTTTACCGGCAAGGGGGTGCTGGAGGGGGAAGCGGTGACCGGACTGAAGCTGGGCTTTGTGGTCTGGCCCTGCCTGCTGTTGGTGCCGATGTTGCTGCTGGCCTGGCGTTACCCCCTGACCCGCCACCGACAGGGCGTACTGGCACGTCGATTGGCTCGCAGAATCGCAACAAACCCGCACCCATAG
- a CDS encoding TetR/AcrR family transcriptional regulator, whose amino-acid sequence MQCPSTEAQFERSQLILNATEWLIETQGLIAFKISDLSNHAGIANSSLYKLFESKEDLLVCCFLRNATSNHFAPFEAQYPDLTPIQRVLIPIMFTFEATHFAPTFNLVRQVAVNPMVWRRASPEKVKAFETRINLFWRAIKGYVVEAVESGDLVATEEEVLELTQAITFYLSGALSAYQSQLINNTYLKEKRYTLFRQLQKVFLPYQWRQQMELADFERIGMRVHLYYRQLGETFNRCERCQQAGQCGAGTSPSVATE is encoded by the coding sequence ATGCAATGCCCCAGCACGGAAGCGCAGTTTGAGCGCAGCCAATTGATCTTAAACGCGACTGAGTGGTTGATTGAGACTCAGGGCCTGATCGCGTTCAAAATTTCTGATCTGTCCAACCATGCCGGCATCGCCAACAGCTCCCTCTATAAGCTGTTCGAAAGCAAGGAAGACCTGTTGGTGTGCTGCTTCCTGCGCAACGCCACCAGCAACCACTTTGCCCCGTTTGAAGCCCAGTATCCGGACCTGACTCCGATCCAGCGGGTGCTGATCCCCATCATGTTCACCTTTGAAGCCACCCACTTTGCCCCGACCTTCAACCTGGTGCGGCAGGTGGCGGTGAACCCGATGGTGTGGCGCCGGGCCAGCCCGGAGAAGGTGAAAGCCTTCGAGACCCGCATCAACCTGTTCTGGCGCGCGATTAAGGGATACGTGGTCGAAGCGGTGGAATCCGGCGACCTGGTGGCCACGGAGGAGGAGGTACTGGAACTGACTCAGGCGATCACCTTCTACCTGAGTGGGGCGCTGTCGGCGTATCAGAGCCAGCTGATCAACAACACCTATCTGAAAGAGAAGCGCTACACCCTGTTCCGGCAGCTGCAGAAGGTGTTTCTGCCCTATCAGTGGCGGCAGCAGATGGAACTGGCCGATTTTGAGCGCATCGGGATGCGGGTGCATCTCTACTACCGCCAGCTGGGCGAAACCTTCAACCGTTGTGAACGTTGCCAGCAAGCCGGACAGTGCGGGGCGGGGACGTCGCCATCCGTGGCGACCGAATAA
- the ftnA gene encoding non-heme ferritin yields the protein MLSKAMVDKLNEQINLEFFSSNLYLQMSAWCEDKGFEGAALFLRAHADEEMEHMRRLFTYVSEAGGLPMLGAIEAPEHEFDNLAALFAQTYEHEQLVTRKINELAHAAFTNQDYSTFNFLQWYVAEQHEEEKLFKSILDKLELVGNDGQGLYLVDKDLAKLATEEAASVMHEASEA from the coding sequence GTGCTGTCTAAAGCGATGGTCGATAAGCTTAACGAGCAGATTAATCTGGAGTTCTTTTCCTCAAACCTGTACCTGCAGATGAGTGCCTGGTGTGAGGACAAAGGGTTCGAGGGCGCAGCGCTGTTCCTGCGTGCTCATGCTGATGAAGAGATGGAGCACATGCGCCGTCTGTTCACCTACGTCAGCGAAGCTGGCGGTCTGCCGATGCTGGGGGCCATCGAAGCGCCTGAGCACGAGTTTGACAACCTGGCCGCGCTGTTTGCCCAAACCTATGAGCACGAGCAGCTGGTTACCCGCAAGATCAACGAGCTGGCCCACGCCGCCTTTACCAACCAGGACTACTCCACCTTCAACTTCCTGCAGTGGTACGTGGCGGAACAACACGAGGAGGAGAAGCTGTTCAAGTCCATCCTCGATAAGCTCGAGCTGGTCGGCAACGATGGTCAGGGCCTCTACCTGGTCGACAAAGACCTGGCCAAGCTGGCCACCGAAGAAGCCGCCAGCGTGATGCACGAAGCCTCCGAGGCGTAA
- a CDS encoding GNAT family N-acetyltransferase translates to MTPLIRGPRLSLYRFAPRDAAGFMAMNADPRVVQHTGDRPFADEADALRFIQHYDHYQRHGFGRWSLYTHEGEYAGFCGLRRAAGEVDLGYRLPWRLWGRGLATEAAQLALQLGFERFDLGSIVGRARCANPGSIRVLEKVGMGLEGAFTEEGHDWLQYRIRSHEWTGLPFLR, encoded by the coding sequence GTGACTCCGCTCATCCGCGGGCCCCGGCTGTCACTGTATCGCTTTGCGCCGCGAGATGCGGCGGGCTTTATGGCGATGAATGCCGACCCGCGGGTGGTACAGCATACCGGTGACCGGCCCTTTGCCGATGAAGCCGACGCCCTGCGTTTTATCCAACACTACGATCACTATCAGCGCCACGGGTTTGGCCGCTGGTCGCTCTATACCCACGAGGGGGAGTACGCCGGATTCTGTGGCTTGCGACGGGCCGCCGGTGAGGTGGATCTGGGCTACCGCCTGCCCTGGCGTCTGTGGGGGCGGGGACTGGCGACCGAAGCCGCGCAATTGGCGCTGCAACTGGGATTCGAGCGGTTTGACCTCGGCAGCATTGTTGGCCGCGCCCGCTGTGCCAACCCGGGCTCCATCCGGGTGCTGGAGAAGGTCGGGATGGGTCTGGAGGGGGCTTTTACCGAAGAGGGCCACGACTGGCTGCAGTACCGTATTCGAAGCCATGAGTGGACCGGGTTGCCCTTTTTGCGTTGA
- a CDS encoding M16 family metallopeptidase, protein MGIRLATLALGLALSPLSQANTADEVQTLDLANGMRILVLEDDTIPNANMYLFWKVGSRNEVPGITGLSHFFEHMMFNGSEQFGPKMFDRTMEAAGGANNAYTTENLTVYTDWFPADAMETIFKLEADRIANLSIDPAMVESERGVVDSERRTGLENSNWRMLQEEVKGVAFRAHPYSAPVIGHQSDIHAWTQDDLVNFHRTYYAPNNAVVVISGAVTFEQVNALAQQYFAPIPAQTPPPAVRTVEPEQKGERRVYVQKPSVSTPNLMLAYKIPATDSADYHALDLAMSLLIDGNSSRLSRALVDKQLALGVDGYMPESFDPNLFYLYAVAAAGVDAAQLEAAMIAEVNRLAAEPVTQAELDKVKNRKLMAFYDTMETINGKSNTLGTYELFFGDYRALFNAPQAYEAVTAEQIQQVAQKYLIKARRTVGVLAAEEDTDQ, encoded by the coding sequence ATGGGGATCCGCCTGGCGACCCTGGCGCTGGGGCTGGCACTGAGCCCGCTCTCCCAGGCCAACACTGCCGACGAGGTTCAGACTCTGGATCTGGCCAACGGCATGCGCATCCTGGTGCTCGAGGATGACACCATCCCGAACGCCAATATGTACCTGTTCTGGAAAGTGGGCTCGCGCAACGAAGTGCCCGGCATTACCGGCCTGTCCCACTTCTTTGAGCACATGATGTTCAACGGCTCCGAACAGTTCGGCCCGAAGATGTTTGACCGCACCATGGAAGCGGCGGGCGGCGCCAACAACGCCTACACCACGGAGAACCTGACGGTCTACACCGATTGGTTCCCGGCCGATGCCATGGAAACCATCTTTAAGCTGGAAGCGGATCGCATCGCCAACCTGTCCATCGACCCCGCCATGGTGGAGAGCGAGCGTGGCGTGGTGGACTCCGAGCGTCGCACCGGCCTGGAAAATTCCAACTGGCGAATGCTGCAGGAAGAGGTGAAGGGCGTGGCGTTCCGGGCTCATCCCTACAGCGCCCCGGTGATCGGTCATCAGTCCGACATCCACGCCTGGACCCAGGATGACCTGGTCAACTTCCACCGCACCTACTACGCCCCCAACAACGCCGTGGTGGTGATCTCCGGCGCCGTGACCTTTGAACAGGTCAATGCGTTGGCTCAACAGTACTTCGCCCCGATCCCGGCCCAGACCCCGCCACCGGCGGTGCGCACCGTGGAGCCGGAGCAGAAAGGCGAACGCCGGGTGTACGTGCAGAAGCCCTCGGTCTCGACCCCCAACCTGATGCTGGCCTACAAGATTCCGGCCACCGACAGCGCCGATTACCACGCGCTGGATCTGGCCATGTCCCTGCTGATCGACGGCAACAGCAGCCGCCTCAGTCGCGCGCTGGTGGATAAGCAACTGGCGCTGGGCGTTGACGGTTATATGCCGGAAAGCTTCGACCCCAACCTGTTCTACCTCTACGCCGTAGCGGCGGCAGGTGTGGATGCGGCGCAGCTTGAGGCGGCGATGATTGCCGAAGTGAACCGTCTGGCCGCCGAGCCGGTCACTCAGGCTGAGCTGGATAAGGTGAAGAACCGCAAGCTGATGGCGTTCTACGACACCATGGAAACCATCAACGGCAAGTCCAATACCCTGGGCACCTACGAGCTGTTCTTTGGCGATTACCGCGCCCTGTTCAACGCGCCGCAAGCCTATGAGGCGGTCACTGCTGAGCAGATTCAGCAGGTGGCGCAGAAATACCTGATTAAAGCCCGCCGCACCGTCGGGGTGCTGGCCGCGGAGGAGGACACCGACCAATGA
- a CDS encoding cytochrome c3 family protein — protein sequence MKQLLISLGLALALTSGAQAGELVAMKGKLEGRSNHAFLYEDGCNGCHTGNAKKYVDDQSCIECHGTIDTIEITTELVLEEANPHKSIHYGNGASCLACHAEHETKAPVCSECHRTWFNER from the coding sequence ATGAAACAACTGTTGATTAGCCTGGGCCTGGCGCTGGCACTGACCTCTGGCGCCCAAGCCGGTGAGCTGGTGGCAATGAAAGGCAAACTGGAAGGCCGCAGCAACCACGCTTTCCTGTACGAAGACGGCTGTAACGGCTGCCACACCGGCAACGCCAAGAAGTACGTTGACGACCAGTCCTGCATCGAGTGTCACGGCACCATCGACACCATCGAGATCACCACTGAGCTGGTACTGGAAGAAGCCAACCCGCACAAGAGCATCCACTACGGAAATGGCGCCAGCTGTCTGGCCTGCCACGCCGAGCACGAAACCAAAGCGCCGGTTTGCTCTGAGTGCCACCGCACCTGGTTTAACGAGCGTTAA
- a CDS encoding TetR/AcrR family transcriptional regulator: MNKSELFKAREQRILSAALVTARGKGALDFRMADVARAAECSVGTLYGHFLSKEDMMAALVQISLQQRHEWIARLNEMELTPMERFVTLLASERVRLLRDDVLAQLELLVSHTELWRRAADQRQLALRALVEELVKALEGILQDARQQNLLAVGEAECSTLVARARALLLGFQLQSSRQTLAPTAELAETDGLLDALANLLAGAGLAEGHTEWRTRCREALRQYPALPEVAIQAPNAA, encoded by the coding sequence ATGAACAAGTCGGAACTGTTCAAAGCGCGGGAACAGCGCATCTTATCGGCGGCATTGGTCACTGCCCGGGGCAAGGGAGCCCTGGACTTTCGTATGGCGGACGTCGCACGCGCGGCAGAATGCTCCGTGGGCACACTGTACGGCCACTTCCTCAGCAAAGAAGACATGATGGCAGCGCTGGTTCAGATCAGCCTGCAACAGCGTCACGAGTGGATCGCCCGTCTCAACGAGATGGAACTGACCCCGATGGAACGCTTTGTTACCCTGCTGGCCTCTGAGCGCGTACGCCTGCTGCGCGATGACGTGCTGGCCCAGCTGGAACTGCTGGTAAGCCACACCGAGCTGTGGCGTCGTGCCGCTGACCAGCGTCAGCTGGCGCTGCGTGCGCTGGTGGAAGAGCTGGTGAAAGCGCTGGAGGGGATCCTGCAGGACGCCCGTCAGCAGAACCTGCTGGCGGTTGGCGAAGCCGAGTGCAGCACTCTGGTCGCTCGTGCCCGTGCCCTGTTGCTGGGCTTCCAGTTGCAATCCAGCCGTCAAACCCTGGCCCCGACTGCGGAGCTGGCGGAAACCGACGGTCTGTTGGATGCGCTGGCCAATCTGCTGGCCGGTGCCGGCCTGGCCGAAGGCCATACCGAGTGGCGTACCCGCTGCCGTGAGGCACTGCGTCAATACCCGGCTCTGCCGGAAGTGGCCATCCAGGCGCCGAACGCCGCCTAA
- a CDS encoding class I SAM-dependent methyltransferase, with translation MSTTIYLDPGSEQPARLAELAQRWQLHHCEDAPFRLTLEQDRLRLYDRHQPKLGAIEVDLVGGAVAHRRKFGGGRGQAIAKAVGLKGGASPSVVDGTAGLGRDAFVLASLGCDVTLVERHPVVAALLDDGLRRAYDDAEIGPWVSERMRLFHGNSLEALAELDLQPDVVFLDPMYPHRAKSAQVKKEMRVFQELVGADMDADGLLAPALQLAQKRVVVKRPDYAEPLADRAPTMVIDTKKNRFDVYVKAAMAELASER, from the coding sequence ATGTCCACCACCATCTATCTTGACCCCGGCAGTGAACAGCCGGCGCGTCTGGCTGAACTGGCTCAACGCTGGCAGCTGCATCACTGTGAAGACGCCCCGTTCCGGCTGACGCTGGAGCAGGACCGCTTACGCCTCTACGATCGTCATCAACCTAAACTGGGTGCCATTGAAGTGGACCTGGTCGGCGGCGCCGTGGCACACCGTCGCAAATTTGGTGGCGGCCGCGGTCAGGCCATTGCCAAGGCCGTGGGCCTGAAGGGCGGGGCCAGTCCCAGTGTGGTGGATGGCACCGCCGGCTTGGGGCGGGATGCCTTCGTCCTGGCCAGCCTGGGCTGTGATGTCACCCTGGTGGAGCGTCACCCGGTGGTGGCTGCCCTGCTGGACGATGGGCTGCGTCGGGCTTACGACGATGCTGAGATCGGTCCCTGGGTCTCCGAGCGGATGCGCCTGTTCCACGGCAACAGCCTGGAAGCGCTGGCCGAGCTGGACCTGCAGCCTGATGTGGTGTTTCTTGACCCGATGTATCCGCACCGGGCCAAGTCGGCCCAGGTAAAGAAAGAGATGCGGGTGTTTCAGGAGCTGGTGGGCGCGGATATGGACGCCGACGGCCTGTTGGCTCCGGCCCTGCAACTGGCGCAAAAGCGGGTGGTGGTAAAGCGGCCGGATTACGCTGAGCCGCTGGCAGACCGTGCCCCGACCATGGTGATCGACACTAAGAAGAACCGCTTTGATGTCTACGTCAAAGCGGCCATGGCTGAGTTGGCCTCAGAACGGTGA